The following nucleotide sequence is from Pagrus major chromosome 13, Pma_NU_1.0.
AGATTACATGTCGAGCGAAGatattaataatgttttaataaaaaataaagtcttCCACCGAGCATCAGGTAGTAAAGACAAACCTACCGACCTGTTCCTCCTCATGACAGCTGGCTTGTGACCTGCTGTGATCCCGGACAGGTATGTTTGGGGGCAGTGGCGGGAAAAAACTGAAGCAAAAAATAGAAACGAAGTGGATGAGTCGCTTTCACGGAAACAGCTCAGCGACCTGCTAACACGCTAAACCTGGAGGCTGATGCACCGCTACACACTGCTGACCCTGTTCATCAGCAGTTAAAACCACGACGTTAAGTAATTTTACTGACCATAGCATGCAGCGATGTTGTTAAttcaataaatgtaaatacaagGATCATTAAGGAAGCCCAAAGCAACATTTATTAACAGTCGTTTAAGCTAACATAGCTGGCATAGTCATTAGCCTGTCAAGCCTTGCTAGCCACATTTTGTTCtgcgacataaaatacatcattaaatgtcccacaatttaattattaaGCGTTATAATGTCCTTGgcttacgtgtcttaaaaaacggcggttgctaacaagtggctaactacaagactacagaggttgtcggaGACATTAAACGCCATCACAGCGAATACTGAgtctcatctactcactagtccgtctttacaggaCGACTTAAGTTAgaaactattctaactctaactttacaacttgtagattgatcagttTACAGAAAACGCGTATAATAATTGTGTGGTAAGTTGTGTACCACTTGATGTTTACGTCATGCCACGGTAGTCTGTTTATAGGccaacattagctttttactacTCGAGATTTATTTTATgctttgaaaatcacaaaagtggtgttcatctgtgaagactATCTTGAGGAACAAAATGTGCAAGTATCATAAAATTATtcaaaaatccaattaaaaaatctcATACGCTTCTGTGGgcaatgctaacttccaggtcCTGAATTCACCAAAATTCTCCATagcaacagcagctgaggctcatgggtattgtagtatttagagacagaaaacactggATTTGTCAAAACAAGtataacattaaaacagtttctCGTAACTTAAACCTGTGTGGTCTTTGTGATGAGTTTTATGTTCAGTGACACTGGTTTTCACACTCTTTTAGCCTCCTGCCTCTTTTTTGCTTTGTTCCATTTCCTGTTCTGTGCATCCTATTTTTAACACAACATGAATTATCCATTTGTTACACAATAATCAGCCCATGTCATACTGAAACCAGACTGTGTGAGACCAAATGAGTCTCCACTGTGTGAAGAAATACTGTATTAACACGTCTTGAACGTCGACTCATACAACTTGTGTTATGACATCATGAACACAATAAAGACCGGCACATTGTGACCAGTCGCTGTGACTATTTTGACTGTAAGATGAGAAGATGACCCGTGAGCTGATCTAATAATCAGTGGATGTTTGTCATTTCATTCTGTCTCCGTCTGCCCTTCAGCTTGTACGTTAGATTATTAAACAGATCTGATATTTGATCCAATGCAGGTAAAAGTgatcacaaacagacaaacgcGACACATTCCCACTTCCTGTGTAGAGAGGAAGTTAAAAGACATGAAACAGAGTTGATTTTATAATCTCTTAACGTCGGTTATATGACAAAGATGAAGGaaagacacaataaaaactataaatgtAGTATAATTACTGCAAAGTgactcgtgtgtgtgttcacctgctTTATAAAGACGATGACAGTCCTGCAGCAGAAATAGAACAAAGCTGAGATGTGTCGGCATGTGGCAGCAGGCTGCAGGAATACCAGCCGGGCTGCATTTAGactgtgaggacacacacacacaaacacacacacacaggaatgcTGCTGGAAGTTTCTggtggggtgtgtgtgggtatataagcagcagagagacgggatatcagacagacagacagtcggACTCCAGACTGAAGCGACTAATCTGAAACCAGACCTCCACCTCTACTGCTCTTAGGATGTTGTGCCCCAGCGTTTTCCAGCCTCTCCCCGTCACCATGAGGCCTTTCCTGGACATGCACTGGCCCATCAGAAGCCTGTGGCCCGAGACCCGGCCGCTGTTCTACCAAATCGAGCAGGAGATGGTCCGCCACATGCAGGAGATGAGGCAGAACATGGAGTACATGGAGAGGCTCCACCAGAAGATCTTCGAGGAGATCGACCAGACCTCGACCTTGACGGGGATGTTCAAGCCCATCGGCTTCCAGGAGCTGGGGAAGGACGACAGCAGCTTCGCCCTCAGCCTGGACACTCAGGAGTTCTCCCCAGaggagctgtcagtcaaacaggTGGGCAGGAAGCTGAGGGTGAGCGGCAAgacggagaagaagaaggaggacgAGAAGGGCTCGTACTCCTACAGGTGTCAGGAGTTCAGGCAGGAGTTCGACCTGCCGAGCAATGTCGACCCCGAGACCGTCACCTGCTCGCTGGTGGGCGGCCGGCTGCAGATCCAGGCACCCCGGGACAAAGCGCTGACTGACGGGAAGGAGAGGGTCGTCCCCATCACCTTAACCTCAACCCCGgccatcacctcctccagcgGGGGGACGGAGGGGAGcagcatctcctcctcctcagagagCTGCCCTGCTGAGAAAAACTGAACCATCTCATCCATTCACATAATCTTCTTTCTGTTTAATTATTAATCTGATGGACGGAGGGAACATGAAGCTGATTTTCCTGAGTTGCACTTTGATTTTTAACAATTAACTCTTTATAATAAACTTctcatttgatgttttaatgtCTCAGAATGAAGTTTGAGTTATTTCAGTCACATCTCCAGGactttttaatgtcaaaaacatgaaaacattctCATTTTTGTGTGATGTTTCAATTACAACCTTACAATGTAGCATAATGATGCcctgtattatatatttctagCATTTATTATTGTGCTGCATGCTTATTTACtattaaattaacttttaaaatgttaatcttGTATTCTTTTTAGGGTGTAACATCTGTTCAGGTCTCCTTAATGTTTTCAATGTGCACTATCCCTGTTCACAATATTAATTACTGAGCTCATTATTATGAGATTATGGGGAaattaaattgtgatttttgtcATAATAATGACTTTGTACTCATATTGTTACCTGTGttgcaaaaaagtaaaaagtacgttaaaacattactttggtaaaaatgaaagtcatcCGTACGAATAGTATTTGAGTGAAAgtctcaaagtatctgatattaaatgtactttagtatCAAATGGACAACTTGGAGTAAATTATGAATATATTCAGTGCtgtaaaagtacccaaaagtcatacttgagtaaaagtaaagatattaaaatattactttagtacaagtgaaagtcacccacacAAATAGTACTTGAAGTACTAAAAGCAGCTGATAttgaatgtacttaagtatgaaAAGTTACTTTTTGTATGTATAATGTATTAAGTATAACTATCAAATGtacaagtaaaataaataaaataataaatatatactaATTCGTCTGATTCGTCCAGTTCATTCCAGtaatatttacttttgtttagAAAATTGCATCTATATTCTCATATCATGaatataattttaaatgtatgtctttttttaaattatagtGACCTTTTTTCATAAAATTGCTGCTTTGTTCTAATATTATGACCTTTTCTGATACAACTGAAACTGTATTCTGATTTCACTACTTTATTCCCCATAAAATGACGACTTTATCCTCATAATAATTTTGTAACATCATAACTAAAATATCTTCCTGTTGCTTTGCTGTTTACTGATGTAAACAACCTGTTACAATCttatactgtactgtaacaGCATCAAACAAGTTTAATAACTGATTCAAGtcatgttaaaaacaaaaaagatttgTCAATCAATCTACAGTAAGAGTAATAGCACCATCCAATTCTGTGGTCCAAGTTTCGGAGGTGACGGGAGCTTCCAGATAAACGTGTAGTTCTCGGACTTAAAACGTACAAAACCAGCGATATGCTCATTCAATCGTGACCATAAACGTCGACCAAGACttttataaaaacattgaaatgaactagtttctgACAGGATTGATGAAAGTGATGACAATAAACACAGGACACCAGTTTTCCCTTTCTTTGTAAAATAATTCtcaataaacttaatttatTCACAAACTGCTTTTCAAATTGCCATGTTgtcattgttcttttttttaatcacatacaataaaaaacatttctaaaagaCAAGAGATGTCCGAGTCTCTCCGCTAACTTTGTACACGACTGCTCCTCCGTTTACagctccctcctctgtcctgaagcttctttttattttttcaaacacgATGCGTTCATCGCCGACACCTCGTCACGCTCAGACATCAGATTagaaatattaagaaaaaacagcagaaaataattaacagagGGACTAAAAATTTAACAGCTACAGTAcacatttccttttcttctccgttagttttgtcttttccttttttctttttaacgtTTTGATTTACAGAATAATAGAATATGTTCAGTTAAGGCTTATGTTGGGTGTTATGGAGCGATCAACAGAAACGAACCGACAAACCAGGGGGGTGGgcggaggtgtgtgtgtgtgtgtgtgtgtacatgtgttatGGGGACATTGTTTCTGGTCATATTGCAggtttattttataaaaatgtaatgtttctttttcaattattttgtgaatttatgAATTTGAGTGAACTgatctgctttttttctgttaattttgGTGAGCTACTCTCAAATTTCTAATTGATAGCACATGCTAACAAATTAGCTCATAGCAAACTTTAATTTTATCCTAAGGGAGTAGTTCAACATTATTCTTTCTTGTGAGATGTGTGAGATTTCGAGATGAATATCAGTCTCATGACTTCGTGTTAAATACAGAACTGGAGTCAGGATGTGGTAAGCTTGGCTTAGCTAAGCTTAACATAAAGATGGGAAAGCACAAGGACATAGTTCTGTCATGTCTCATGGCTCTGTGTAAAGTTCAAAAATACAcctaccaacacctctaaagTTAACAAATGATCACCCTCTCTTGCCTTGTCACCATCAGAAATTCTCAATACGTCCAATTTAGACTTAAAATTTGGATGAGGTGAACATCAAAAATTTACTAGACTCTAGTGAAGGCTAACAGTGTCCCGACACTACCTTTAATGaagacaacacaaacataagACTGATCCATCTGAATATCACACTCCGAAGAAAAcgctgaactgttcctttatgaGCGCCAAATTAGTAACTTGCAAGATGTTTCTCAGAGATGCTTTTACCCAACGACGTGACGGATGAAAACTGACAttagacagagaagaagaaacattcacacaaactgAAACGCTGCATTTTCCGCTCACACATCAAACACGCGGATGAGTTTTAAACCCTCAGACATCCAGACTGCAACAGCCCgctaacaaaacaacaaacttgtCTTTCATAAAGTGGATTcaatgctctttttttttaaaacacatatcTGAAAACCTAACAGTAACGTTGCCAAAACCAAATGACAATAATCCATCACAGTAAGCATTTAAACACCTTTAATTTTTAAGTTAAACGATTGTTATTGAATGGTAAcccttttccctttttgttGTATTCAGGGACAATTCGTCATCTGAGATCTGACAGTCTGCTGATCTGAAATGACCAAACAAACCTTACTTCTTTGCTACAAGATCgtttttaaattgtttcttGTTTCCATGTTGATTGTCTttaagtttttagtttttaacatCACTCCCAGATGTTGTTCAGCAATTGACCGTCAACTCTCGGATGTTACATTGCCCTTGAATGAATCattaaacagtttgttttcaaCTGTGTGGCCGACAATAAGACAATAACTTTGACCACAAGTCTAACAAAACCTCAACACTGACTGTGATGGATTACCTCACAGAAATTAATggaaacaaaatggctgcttgGATACAAGGAAATCAATCTGAAACCTGATGCAGGAATGTGAAGTATGATTTTGAGTACAAAagttaacatttaaaacaagccGTGTGGTCCTTTATGCAGCTGGCAACAACAACATGGACGCTCAGTGAAACTTTGAAACACTGTAAATGGTTCGGAGACCttaaatgtgcagtttttgttcttttcaagGGAAATTGGTGGGGAAAAAACAACCTGTGAGCGTTTTCAGTCGACTTTCCCCaacaacacattcacacctggtgGTTCTGTGAATCTTCACCATCAAGATTGCATCCAGATTCACATTTGATTTATCCACTTCCGCAAATGCATTATTCTCTATAAGCTCCCTATGAAACATACAGTCAATAAAGGCATTTACATACACGTCTGTAGCACTGAGCACTTGAAACCGTCAAATGCTGAAGGTTAATCTTGAATATCGGGTCAGAATTATAATCTTATTGGCTTGTTTCAGACCGTGTTGCTGTAAAATGTGATAACTTCGAttgtatttttgataaaaaaggtgcaatgtgtaagatagggtcagaatttttgtttaaaatatctGACAAATGAACTCACATTGtcaacagactgtgaagaaacaacagtgttgacgtcaTGTTAAAGACGTCTTAGATTTGTGTCGCACAGATgtcaactgaagttagcatgcttatcCTCTAGCCATGGcctgtcctgtcttgtaataccactttgtattAATAGTACAACCCCCGTAGTTTCAGCGCAGATGTTTGTGAGCGATGAGTTTGTAACATTTCACAAGCTCGCTTAGCTTTTTAGTCttataaataaacagaattaaCTCACAATATGTGAATAAAGGCAATATTATCCTTATTAAATGGAAAAATGCAACCATACAAAACAGTCTCTCTTAGTCTTTTAACTGTTCCAATGATCACCAACTCTGGTCTGGTCAAAATAATTTCTTAATTTACTggtaactgagctaacagcaacAGCAAAGAGTATAATGAGCAGCAGTTGGCGGTTCCTCTGGTGTTGCgctgccccctattggtttGGAGTGACCTTTGACAGgttacacattgcacctttaatgtaaagGTATCATTCTGTTGTTGTTTCGCTGATACAATAATGGAAATTGACGCATCTTATCAGCACTAGTATTAGAAAAATTTCAAGCAATACTCAAGCCCAATAACCAATCAGAATTTAGATACAAATGCATACAGTGTGCAGATTCAGCCCACGTTTTAACCCTAAACTGGCCGTCTGcaactcatttttaaaaactttttggaCTTTCAGTTTAAGGTCACAATGCCCGATTAATCACCTGAAAGGTTTCTTGATCTGATGTCCCAATAGCCTCGGGCAATATGTTAAAATTCTCCAACTGGCCAGCATCAACCCAACAACCTGTGATTGGTATTTGCGTAGGTATTTTCACATGTCACACGATAATCCACTAAAACCACTTAGTGTTTCTGCACAGCTTCAGAGAGGATAAATCATGTCCAGAGTCGGGTTGCAGCGATATAAATTGAAGATTATCATactgtgtacatttgcttatctacgATATTGGATTCTACTGTATCAagtgtcatttaaaaatacatttatgataagtttcatgtctgtcaggacataaatATTTGTGGAATTATAATAAAGCGTTTGTTCTATCAAAagcaaacattgtttttatccTGTGAAAGGTCATTGTAACTGATGGTAACAATAACAAGTGTGTAATTCCttatacagtgatattttttGAGCTGATTATGGTACCGTGAAAATTTCATACCGTTGCAACCCAAATCTGGAGTCAATCTGGATTCAATCTGGACATAAATCCCAAAACCATCAGGGGTGTTCAaggatttacacacacacacacacacacacacacacactgagagactgGGTGAGTGAatgaggaggagtgtgtgtcgTGTTTTTCAGTGACAGGTGTGTGACAGGAATGTGTGAACACTCAGGTGAACAACAGCATCAGTGGCTACCTGCCCTCAGTGAAGCCTGATGGGACGACACCTCAAAACAACAGCGAACCTGAACGCATCACCACGCTGAGGTCACATGACTGTGACGTGTGCATgatcagtgtgtttcagtgttgtttttaatacaaCACCAGACTCCGAACTACGTATTGTTATAAACAAAGTTGGGCCACTATCATGATAAATTTCATAGCGATGCCTCGAAATTAACACGGGaaactaaaatgttttgctCAGATCCAAATATACATCTCTATGTGAGACATGGAGCTGTGATCACTTTATTTCATTAGGAGAACAGGCCAACAAATCAGATTTATCTATTACTGTGAAACACAAGCTGTTGTACGtgagtgtttttaaaggttGAATCTGGTTTTATTCTACATATTTCATCttgtcaataattaaaaaaaacaactaaccaACAAAAAGAGGACGTGGAGAGGGCAACAACTCGAAATCCCAGATAGAGTCTCGACACGTCATTGTAGTCATATTTCTGGAGGGACTCATTTTAGACTCATTTttgggtctcggcccagaaaagaccccattaacttttcaaggacttttttttttttttacatttcgtGATTGGGCGTTTTTCTACTTTTTAGGTAATTTCTCAGGTAATGCAGCATgaatcttgatggaaaaaaatcaaaatgttgactgtttggccttggcagaggtatgcgctctacttagtgccattctagttttaaaCATCTTCATGCGTGTCATTCCAACAAATTAATGGCAAAATAGCAATTTTCTTAAGTCTACTATTTTGGCGTCTTGACAACATACTATATTATTGCGTTTTAATTTTGTCAATAAAAACTatgctgaaaaataaatatttgctgAGGatccttttttaattaaagaacaaATATATAAGTCTCTTATTTTCGAAATACTGTCTCATAGAAAAGCACTTTGATATGAgttttaagtatatttactaCTTTGGGGAAAAGAAGTTCTTGTAATTCGGGTGAAGTGACCCTTTAAATGCCGACTGGACATTGAAGGTGCTTTTTGAGAGAAGAGATCTGGTGTCCcctggtgtttgtgttgtcgTGCTGGACTGTGTGACAGGCGTGGTGATGGTGTTTCAGGACGGAGCTGCGTTGTGGCGACGGCCTCATCAGACTGTAGTGTGTTAAAGAGactcagcagctgtgtgttggAAGACACCTGGACGCCAAGAAGCACCTGCACAGTCTGAGTCCAGTCACAGAAGAGGGAAATCTCTGCATCTGGGCTTCAGATACCTGAAGCAAAGATCCTGGTTGTTTTTTAGAGGTAACTGAAGGTCAGATGCAGGAGGACATTCTGTTGACTGGGATCCAGAGTGTGGAGGTTTCCTCTCATCTCAGGCGACCAGAGTTACTCTCTAAGAGATCctccctttaaaaacaaacagctttccaaccaaagaaatgttaaaaagcaGCCAGGAGGATTCCAAGTGAAGCCACAGCGCTGAGTCTTTACCGGTGGTAGTCAGATCATCACTGTCGTCATCAATCAGCTTTGTTTACCCCAGCTCATTCAATGAGAGAAGGTGTTGTTCCTGAGAGCCTTGCTGATTGGTGGCAAGGAGGCGCAGAGTGTTGAGACGGTGGTGGTCCAGGAAGAGGGGCGGGGTTCAgatcaattcaaaataaaactaaattaaaaaactgaaacagagaACAGCCTTCCATttacaaatgtgtcagttttctTCTATTAAGTTCAAGTCAAGTTCTGTACAATCCCTCTCAAACACCGCCTGCTGCGCTGCCTCACGCTCCTCGGCTTCCTCCTCCCCGTCGTCATCGTCGTCGTCCTCGCGGCACTCCTCGTCGCTCTCGCTCAGCGGGCCGATGCTGGTCCTGCCCAGGCACTCGGCCGGCGAGCAGGAGCCCCGGAAGTCGCCCATGAAGGCCTCCATGCCCATGCAGACGTCACCGCCGCAGACCAGCCTGCCGCCACGCTCCAGACACTGCGGGTCAATGCTGCGGGTCTGCGGGAAACACAGGAAGAAGGTTAAGAAGTTAAAAAACTACAACTACCGAAAAATCGATGGTGTCAGCTTGTTACAGATATAGTGTGTTGCTGATAGTGAAGACCAGTAAGTCATTCTCAAAAACTAATCTAAGGGATTGTTAAACAT
It contains:
- the LOC141007535 gene encoding heat shock protein beta-11-like — protein: MLCPSVFQPLPVTMRPFLDMHWPIRSLWPETRPLFYQIEQEMVRHMQEMRQNMEYMERLHQKIFEEIDQTSTLTGMFKPIGFQELGKDDSSFALSLDTQEFSPEELSVKQVGRKLRVSGKTEKKKEDEKGSYSYRCQEFRQEFDLPSNVDPETVTCSLVGGRLQIQAPRDKALTDGKERVVPITLTSTPAITSSSGGTEGSSISSSSESCPAEKN